The following are from one region of the Arthrobacter sp. TMP15 genome:
- a CDS encoding ribbon-helix-helix protein, CopG family, giving the protein MERKLHGQPVSEAEIDQWVEEAEAGYDVEDLKARMGRPARGATASQVVPVRLTTEELAAVMERAEREHLNRSEAFRAALSSWAHTDNTLTSS; this is encoded by the coding sequence ATGGAAAGAAAACTACACGGGCAGCCAGTCTCGGAGGCCGAGATCGACCAGTGGGTCGAGGAAGCCGAGGCAGGCTACGACGTCGAAGACCTCAAGGCCCGCATGGGGCGCCCCGCCAGGGGTGCAACCGCTTCGCAGGTCGTGCCCGTGCGCTTGACCACCGAGGAGCTTGCTGCAGTCATGGAACGCGCTGAGCGCGAGCACCTGAACCGCTCCGAGGCGTTCCGCGCTGCGCTGTCGAGCTGGGCGCACACAGACAACACGCTTACCAGCTCATGA
- a CDS encoding VOC family protein has translation MTLRLGFIGIVTKDMAASLAFYRKLGVHIAKDQDNAPHVDGKLDDGTVLAWDTIETIRSFDADYISPVGGHHIALAFDKGSPAAVDAAFAELIAAGYISHVDPWDAHWGQRYATLLDPDGNSIDLYAELEEN, from the coding sequence ATGACTTTAAGACTCGGATTCATCGGTATTGTCACCAAAGATATGGCCGCATCGCTGGCTTTCTACCGAAAGTTAGGCGTACACATTGCAAAAGATCAAGATAACGCACCGCACGTTGATGGGAAACTCGACGACGGAACTGTCCTAGCGTGGGACACCATCGAGACCATCCGTAGCTTCGATGCCGACTACATCTCACCCGTCGGAGGCCATCACATTGCTTTGGCTTTCGATAAAGGTAGCCCTGCCGCTGTTGATGCTGCGTTCGCGGAGCTGATCGCGGCTGGTTACATCTCGCATGTTGATCCGTGGGACGCGCACTGGGGGCAGCGTTATGCCACTCTTCTTGACCCCGATGGCAATTCCATTGATCTCTACGCTGAGCTCGAGGAAAACTGA
- a CDS encoding GNAT family protein: MSETFTLTSDRVSLQPFIERHLSARIHYQALPEVARYLYRSPLTPEATRESALANRERRFESPGDRLLFAVVSNVDDIVLGEVVATLENPHARQIEIGWIFDPGSAGRGYATEAAKTLLTYLFTAENAHRVFARLDAENDASRRLCERLGMREEAHLIENDRDGDRWGSEYVYAMLAREFEPAQA; the protein is encoded by the coding sequence ATGTCCGAAACTTTTACTCTCACAAGCGATCGAGTATCGCTCCAGCCATTCATTGAACGTCACCTTAGCGCCCGAATTCACTATCAAGCGCTGCCGGAGGTTGCTCGCTATCTCTACCGCTCACCGCTGACTCCTGAGGCAACTCGCGAGTCGGCTTTGGCCAATAGAGAACGGCGTTTTGAGAGTCCTGGGGATCGCCTGCTATTCGCCGTGGTCAGCAACGTAGACGATATTGTCTTGGGCGAAGTCGTTGCCACGTTGGAGAATCCTCACGCCCGTCAAATTGAGATCGGGTGGATCTTTGACCCAGGCAGCGCGGGTCGGGGTTACGCGACAGAAGCAGCGAAGACGCTACTTACCTACCTGTTTACAGCTGAGAACGCTCATCGGGTATTTGCTCGTCTGGACGCAGAGAACGACGCCTCACGACGATTGTGTGAGCGTTTGGGAATGCGAGAGGAAGCCCACCTCATCGAGAATGACCGCGACGGCGATCGATGGGGTTCGGAGTATGTTTATGCGATGCTTGCCCGCGAGTTTGAACCGGCACAAGCGTAG
- a CDS encoding IS30 family transposase: MSVAMANYSILFRPDLLQVFWAGMQAGDFITDAVIPINTSRRTGRTVLANAGGVRPRRGRNLKGRCLTFTQREEIAILRAQGQSLRAIGEVIGRSASTVSRELRRNTKPGTAYRATSAHMLAYERASRPKPAKLHTNIALRTVVEADLAKKYSPEQIAGRLRVQFPNEEEMRVSPETIYQSLYVQSRGALNRDLVACLRTGRAVRRPSRKTGQRKNRIPGMINISHRPPEVEDRAVPGHWEGDLIIGKGNQTAIGTLVERNTNYTMLVHLPQGYKAEQMREALTAKIKTLPQALRHSLTWDQGIEMQDWKTVKIDTGIEIYFCDPHSPWQRGINENTNGLLRQYFPKGTDLSIHSAQDLDWVAAELNDRPRKRLEFKKPIELIEPLLLQ, from the coding sequence ATGAGTGTTGCTATGGCGAACTATTCAATCCTTTTCCGGCCGGATCTATTGCAGGTCTTTTGGGCAGGGATGCAGGCAGGTGATTTCATCACTGATGCCGTTATTCCGATCAATACCAGTAGGCGTACCGGGCGCACTGTTCTGGCTAACGCTGGTGGTGTGCGGCCCCGCCGCGGCAGGAATTTAAAGGGCCGTTGCCTGACCTTCACTCAGCGTGAAGAGATCGCGATTCTCCGTGCCCAGGGACAGTCCTTGAGAGCGATTGGGGAGGTTATTGGCCGGTCTGCCTCGACGGTATCCAGGGAGTTGAGACGCAACACGAAACCCGGCACCGCCTACCGGGCAACCTCGGCCCACATGCTCGCCTACGAGCGTGCCAGCCGGCCGAAACCGGCCAAACTCCACACGAACATAGCCCTGCGTACAGTGGTGGAAGCGGACCTTGCCAAGAAGTATTCACCGGAACAAATCGCAGGACGATTACGCGTCCAGTTCCCCAACGAAGAGGAGATGCGGGTGTCACCGGAGACTATTTACCAATCCCTGTACGTCCAGTCCAGGGGCGCCTTGAATCGGGATCTGGTCGCGTGTTTACGCACTGGGCGGGCCGTGCGGCGCCCCTCCCGCAAGACCGGGCAGCGTAAGAATCGGATCCCGGGAATGATCAATATTTCCCATCGCCCACCCGAAGTGGAAGACCGTGCCGTGCCAGGACATTGGGAAGGGGATTTGATCATTGGCAAGGGTAACCAGACCGCTATTGGGACCCTGGTGGAACGCAACACCAACTACACGATGCTCGTTCACTTACCCCAGGGGTACAAAGCTGAGCAGATGCGGGAGGCATTGACCGCAAAGATCAAAACACTCCCGCAAGCACTGCGACATTCCCTGACCTGGGATCAAGGCATTGAAATGCAGGACTGGAAAACCGTGAAGATTGATACGGGCATCGAGATCTACTTTTGCGACCCGCATTCGCCCTGGCAGCGTGGTATCAACGAGAACACAAATGGACTGCTGCGCCAGTATTTCCCCAAAGGCACTGATTTGAGCATCCACAGTGCCCAGGATCTTGACTGGGTCGCCGCTGAACTCAACGACAGACCACGCAAACGACTAGAGTTCAAGAAACCGATCGAACTGATCGAACCCCTCCTGTTGCAATGA
- a CDS encoding antibiotic biosynthesis monooxygenase, which translates to MNNIILTGQLICQSDHETAVVTEFLPRHLELTLAGSGCISFAVEQSDNPWVWDVSESFQDARSFELHQARVKASDWGRATANIKRSYSVSGL; encoded by the coding sequence GTGAACAACATCATTTTGACTGGGCAGCTGATATGCCAGAGTGACCACGAGACTGCAGTCGTTACGGAGTTTCTACCCCGACATCTTGAATTGACGCTGGCTGGATCCGGGTGCATTTCCTTCGCGGTGGAACAGAGCGACAATCCATGGGTCTGGGATGTATCCGAATCCTTCCAGGACGCTCGCTCTTTCGAGCTGCACCAAGCACGCGTCAAGGCTAGCGACTGGGGACGTGCGACGGCCAATATCAAGCGCAGCTATTCAGTGTCGGGCCTGTAA